TTTATATTTCCATTGCCTGGTATCCAACCCCCTAACCTCGCCCTCCTTAATTCCGCAAAACCTTTGCTCTCCATGGCTTCCATCTCAACATTCTCTACTATAAGGACGGCATCCTCGATGTACCAGTAGATTGACAGAAAGTATCTATAAAATCCACTTCGAAACCAATCGCCTCATTCACACCCTGtcaatcaaaaagtttcTCCCTCTGCTCCTTTTTACTTTCCGAATTCCTTCTACACCAACTCCATATTTATAATAACCACATCATCTAATCTTTATCAATTCCATGCTTGCAGCAAAATAGATGTCTCTGTTCTAAAATTACCcgaagaaaatatcaaataattcgaTTCCACCTTTTGAGAACGGTTTCGGTATTTTCAAACCATCTAGCGAATATCATGTACAATCTATTACCAGCTAAGTGACTTCCGGATATGATGACTATGAATATGGGTCTGGCTGttatgaatatgaaattttCACACAATAGGATATAACTGCGTGGATGAAGGAAGGTAAAGATTCCGGAAGGAGTTTGGGCGAAGATGAATAACGTGAGGGTTAGTGGGTATCATGAGCGCGTCAAGATATACGGGGAGAACTGCGGAGCCGATGAACGAGGAATTGGGACATTATTTGATGGAAGTTACGAAAAGTGACTGGGAAAATCTCGGTGATTGGTGATGGACTATATTGCGATCACCGAAAGAAGGGTTGGTGTTCGCTTTGTGAAAATTAATGATATTTGATGCGATCGTCATTCAAATTGATGACTTTCATTGAATGTtagccatccatccatggtATGCACAACGCCGTGTGATACACTGCCATTATGTCACAACGCCATGCCAACCGAGCCCATACCTACATACGCCAGAGCCATGCATAGAATTACCACCAAGTAGATGAACTGGATAGTCAGTAGAGAGGACCCAATAAATCTCCCAGGATATGCAACATGTATAAGTCCTATAACTCCGCAACCGGTTGAAAATGGAACGCCAAAATCAATACACGCGAGCCGATGCGAATTTTAACGGGCTTCAGAATAATCATTCAAAGCGACGCAAACGAGTCCTATAGTAGATATCGGTCAGAAGGGGCACTGTGGGGGTATGTTTGAAACAATGTAGATGTACCGCGATGATGACCATTGTATTGTCTGATTACCGATTGACTATGCAACTCCCAAAGACGAGCATAGTGATCTGAACAGGCAGTTACAAGGTAAGCCGAATCGGCACTGAAAGCGCAATCCCAGACCCATCTTTGATGACCAGTCAGGGTTGATTCAAGATTGAACGCTCTTGCTTCTGTTTGAGGCTGGTTTGGATTAGGAGCTAGAGCAGTAAAGTCTACCTCCCAAATCTTGGCTGTATGGTCGGCACTACATGTTGCGAGCTTCTTAACAtctggagagagaagaactCTAGTGATATACTGGTTGTGGGCCTTGAAGTGAGTAATTGGCATAAGCTGGGTCTTTTCGcggaattgaagaagctgCCAAACGTAGACGCTGCCCTGAACAGGAGTTAATACAAGTCTGACGCATCTCGCACGCATGCTCTTACCGAGTTAGTACCAGCACACAAGGTTGATCCATCAGTTGCGACGGTGACACTGGAAACAGGTACGTCTTCCTCTGGAATAAGTTGATGGGAGCAGTTATTTTCTGCAAGATCCCAAATACGAACACTACCTCCGCGATCACAACTGATGATTTCACCTTGATTTGGATGAATCACTACATCATTCACTGGGCAGCCATGACTATAACTTCTTTGAACGGTACCACTCCGAGTCTCCCAGATTTTAACTGTGCCATCCTCAGAGCTTGTAACCATCCATTTCCCTTCGCAATGGAATGCGACGCCTGTAATATTTCCTGTATGTCCCTCGAATGTGAGAAGCGGATTTGGATTGGTCGACTTAATGTCATAAAGTTTGACAGTATGATGGCCCGCCGCAGCTAAGAAACGCTTATCTGGGGATATGCATAATCGATTGACTTGAGAATCAGGGTGTTGAATTGTTCGAGAACAGATACCAGAGAGGGCTTCCCAAAATCTAAGAATTGTAGAACATCAGCGACCCATGTTGTTGTAGATCCCACATGAGACTAGGAGTGAGTCGTACCTGATTGTATGGTCGTAGCCAGCTGTAACAAGAACGCAAAGAATGTTAATAGGGTCTCCTTTTCCGGATACGAGAACGGATTGATAGGCCATTTGAGGTCTGAAATGGAACGTGCCTATGAAAGAAGAGACGGTGCAAGGAATGAATTGTAAAATAGCTTTCAACCCAAGTGGTGGTAAAGAAAGCAATCCATCTGAAGATTGGAGCAGGTCGACGAGGGAAAAATCGTAGCTTACCAGTACACAGAATAACGGACATTGTCTATTCCTTCCCAGtacaaattgaatgaattggCCAGAAACGACCAAGAAAGGCAAGAAGTGTGAAAAGTGGTGATGGATTGGCAATTGCACCTGCCCGGGAGAGTGGGTTGTAGAGAGTTGTCGAGAAATAGAGAAATATGTATGCAGAGTTCCAACGGATCAAACCATGATATTGATAGTGACGGTTGGGAGCTCCTCTCTTCTGCTGGATGCTAATCGACCGCCTTCTACATTAGTCGGTCGGAAGTATTTATTCCGAGGAAACACCATCAAATCACTTCGTAGCCTTGCAGCTGTAGTAGTAGCCTTGTTTGAGCTTGCCTGAGCTTCCATGTAAAAAAGGGTTGAGTGAATTCTCCATCGATAGAAAGCTCACGTGATAGCTGGACCAGAACTTTTTGAAGTTGAAAGTCAGCTTCTCACCTAGCAATCATTATGTTCACTTTCATTCACACTTTCAACATTTGAGAGAGATATCCACAAGTGATTCTCCAAACGTTTTCTCAATTATACAACCTCAAACTCTACAAAGCTGGATTTCATCGAATGCCCTTTTATGCCTCAAGAAGAAGTACAGCTGAGTAAACTTTGAAGTTGTGAGATTGAGATATCTCTAGGCTACCAAGCCAAACATACATTTGTACAAACTACCCAACTGGGTCCTGGAATTGAACACAAGCTACTATCACGAGCCGTAGTCGGCAAAGTTTTGTCTTCAAAATCTGTTCTTTAAGATTGCTCGCAATCAATCGTTCAGAGGCACAGTGCCAGAGGCAGTTGTTCAAGCGATCGTAATTTTGTGGTGGGATATATTATTGCGACTCAAGACACTCATTAGGTGGATTACATCGAAGAGACCTCAAGATATCTCAAGATGGAGAGCACATCTGAAATGGGTGTGGTTCAGAATGACTTTGGTAGAATCGGAGGTAATTATGCTCCTGAAAATTCTCATGTTCCCTCTCAAAACAACCTCATTGGACTTACACCTCCTTCCTTTGAGCAGTACAATGACCAGGACTCACTTGGCTTCCAAGATGATTATTCATTATGGGGCTCTTTCTCTATGGAAGAGAATAACCTCCAGGATAACTCACTGGGCGATTATTCTGTTTGGAACGAAACGGGAAATCTCGATGATCTTTACAACAGCGGTCCAAGATGTCCTGACGACTATGTCGAACCACCCGTAcccaagagaagaaagttcAATTCAGACTCAACTACTAAGTCCCCATCTTCTGAATCAGCTACTGAAGGAGTAGCCAGTCCAATCACTGAGTCCTTGTCCGTTTTCTCTCAACAAGCCATGCCAACTGTAAAGACAACAGAGTCAACCTCAACGTCAAATCCCCCTAAGGCCACAAGTGAGGTATTTCAGCGAGCAATTGGACAAGAATCACTGCTTTCTCAAGTACCACCATCTGGATTGCAAGATTCTTCTAACAAGGACGACCCCGCCACATCATCCAACGGTCAAGACACAGATATCCAAAAGGTACCGGTCACCAACTCGGCCCACCCTTCTAGCAATCACAGCAATCACTTTTCACAGTCATTCACAAGCATAAGTGCCACCGCACCAGAAGTTGTTCAAAGCCCTTCTGCAACTCATATAATGTCTATTCCGGAATCTCACCAAATAGTTCAGCAGCAACCTTGTGAAGTTCCTGGCATTCCGCTAGGACCCACCTTTATACAAAGCCCACAAAGATCACAAATGCGAGTTGCATCGAATAGTTATGATCATCAAGTTTCCCCAAATCAACCGCGCCCTCAGAGAAGACCATTTGCTGCATTTCCTCCACAAAATCTTGGGTTTACGCCATTTCGACGTTCGTTTAATCAACAAGCTACATCTGGCCCACAAGACTCAATTCAAGCTCCACGACAACCTACGGAGCAAGCTACAAGCCTCTTTCTACCATCTAGGCCAACAAGCTCCGGTACCACTGCCCAGAATTCTTCGCCACAAAGTTTAGATAGGAGCTCTATTCCACCTCAGCTTAGGGAAGTTATGGAAAAGTTTGAAAACAAGGTTAGGATGGACTCTGATCTCAGAAAGGCTTTTAACATTGTTTTTCCCTGTAAGTTCACCAATTATCCTCCTATTATTGAGTATTTGCTAATAACTACAACAGCACGAAGTAtagaagttgaagaattgaagcaAAAGATTATCAACGAAAGGCAACAAGCCTCTCTCAGAGAAAGCGCTTTAAAAAATATGCTCACTGAGCTTCAAGATAATGCCACCGCTCAAGAAGCCTTGCAAACCAGAGCAATGGGTCTTCTCACACAACTAAGAGCAAATCCTCAACACGATCGATCGTGGGTGTGTAGGAATTTCAACAAGGAACATGGCCTACCCTGTAACAATATCCAGAAGGAATTCTATCTGACCAAAAAAGTTTGGAAAAGACGCGAAAGATGCTCTAAATGCAAAGCCAAGGTTCATGAACTAAATCGACAATATCTTAATGATGATACAGCTGTTGCATCATGGAACTTTGAACAACTCGGCCCTTTCGGTCCAGCTTTCCCCGCCCCGCCAGAATTTCAACGTCCTGGGCCTATGGTTCATACAGCGAATATGGCCAACAAGACAGAAAAAGCTCCAATAGTCGGGGCTAATTCTGGCCGTCGTCAGTCACTGCCTGCTCTTCCTGTTGATAATAAAGATCTTCAACAAAATGCGGAATCCAGATGGGCTTCATTGCCACCACCTACCAAAAAGACTCGAGATCATACACCTTTGAATTATTCTAAGGCAACTCAAAATGCACTGAGAGCGGCACTTGGAACACAACCCAAGGCATGGATGCAACCACCAAAGCATATTGAGACAATTGTTTTGGATGATGAAAGTGATCAGGATGAAGAGATAGATCAATTACAAGAAAGCTCTGAAGGGAAACCAGCAGTTGAGGGAGAAACTGGCTTAGAAAATAATATGGATGATGGTTTTGATGCTGAGTTCGATGCTGAGTTTGAAGCAGAGTTGGAAGCTGACCTCACTACTGCTTTCGAGACGGAACTTGCATAGGAGGTACGAAATATTCGGCTTACAACCACCACGCTTGACGGATCTGCAATTTGCACTTATAAGCATGGTATTCAtctagtttttttttttttggcacCGTTGGGTCACCACGTTTGACTTGTATAGCCACCCAAGAACCAGCTTTGTCATTTTGCCTTCCTTGATCCTTAACATCAAGATGCACGACGAAGAGGAGCCTTTGGCAAGTGTTAGTCATGAGCTTTATGGCATTTCTTTCGACGAATCCTTTCACGGaaagaatcaaattataagCTGTACCTCCTTCTACTTGAGCATGGGTTGTTATATGGCGTGTTGGGGAAGGAATCACGGCGATGAAATTGGcatttgtttcttcattcttgtaTCTTTTGCGTTCTCACAATGTATTGAAAGCCGCGAAATCCATTAGAGGACGGCTCTTCTTTGGAGGGGAATACCATGCTATGATTTAAGTTTTCTTTCAGTGTACATTCTCATTATATCAAGGAAGATGCGATACGTCATGATACCATTATGGATATGGAGTACTTTGCAGATATTTATTACACAGCGCGCAGTGAGCATTATATTGGTTGTGCGGTGGGTTTCGATTCTATCTTGAGTTTGAAGGATACGGCGAAACACTTGAAAAAGCAGAATCAAAATGGATAGAGGAATAAtgataaatatttattagaatgTGTTTGTATGCAATTGCGATTACgtgagatgatgaggtgCCTGTGACTGTAAAGTGACTGTCTGACTCTGTAGCTTTCGAGCAGAGAGTTTATGCATATCTAGGTggtaagagagagaatttgtttatttctatttgagGCTAACTTCTAAGCACAAAGTAGGCAttgggtaggtaggtagacaagtaggtaggtagacaAATAGATAgttgatgaatgaaatttgaattattcaattcaattcaattcaatttacTTTCTTAATTCCTTAATTCTATAGTTGTTGGTTGGTAGGTTGGTTGGTTAGTGTTTGAGTGTATGTTTgaggggatggaatggggatggatggatggatggggaagaggaggggaaagaggagggggatatgtatatatatgttatATGTTATATGTGTGTTTAGCTTTAACTAATATactctcgaatctcgaatctcgaatcttATTAGATTTCTAACtttgggatttgaaatttgaggtttgaggtttggagatttggagatttggagatttggagatttggagatttggagatttggagatttggagatttggagatttggagatttggagatttggagatttggagatttggagatttggagatttggagatttggagatttggagatttggagatttggagatggatagatagatggattattcaaaatagaaa
Above is a genomic segment from Botrytis cinerea B05.10 chromosome 4, complete sequence containing:
- the Bclst8 gene encoding Bclst8, whose translation is MAYQSVLVSGKGDPINILCVLVTAGYDHTIRFWEALSGICSRTIQHPDSQVNRLCISPDKRFLAAAGHHTVKLYDIKSTNPNPLLTFEGHTGNITGVAFHCEGKWMVTSSEDGTVKIWETRSGTVQRSYSHGCPVNDVVIHPNQGEIISCDRGGSVRIWDLAENNCSHQLIPEEDVPVSSVTVATDGSTLCAGTNSGSVYVWQLLQFREKTQLMPITHFKAHNQYITRVLLSPDVKKLATCSADHTAKIWEVDFTALAPNPNQPQTEARAFNLESTLTGHQRWVWDCAFSADSAYLVTACSDHYARLWELHSQSVIRQYNGHHRGTSTLFQTYPHSAPSDRYLL
- the Bclst8 gene encoding Bclst8 — protein: MSVILCTAGYDHTIRFWEALSGICSRTIQHPDSQVNRLCISPDKRFLAAAGHHTVKLYDIKSTNPNPLLTFEGHTGNITGVAFHCEGKWMVTSSEDGTVKIWETRSGTVQRSYSHGCPVNDVVIHPNQGEIISCDRGGSVRIWDLAENNCSHQLIPEEDVPVSSVTVATDGSTLCAGTNSGSVYVWQLLQFREKTQLMPITHFKAHNQYITRVLLSPDVKKLATCSADHTAKIWEVDFTALAPNPNQPQTEARAFNLESTLTGHQRWVWDCAFSADSAYLVTACSDHYARLWELHSQSVIRQYNGHHRGLVCVALNDYSEAR
- the Bclst8 gene encoding Bclst8, with protein sequence MAYQSVLVSGKGDPINILCVLVTAGYDHTIRFWEALSGICSRTIQHPDSQVNRLCISPDKRFLAAAGHHTVKLYDIKSTNPNPLLTFEGHTGNITGVAFHCEGKWMVTSSEDGTVKIWETRSGTVQRSYSHGCPVNDVVIHPNQGEIISCDRGGSVRIWDLAENNCSHQLIPEEDVPVSSVTVATDGSTLCAGTNSGSVYVWQLLQFREKTQLMPITHFKAHNQYITRVLLSPDVKKLATCSADHTAKIWEVDFTALAPNPNQPQTEARAFNLESTLTGHQRWVWDCAFSADSAYLVTACSDHYARLWELHSQSVIRQYNGHHRGLVCVALNDYSEAR
- the Bclst8 gene encoding Bclst8 yields the protein MSVILCTAGYDHTIRFWEALSGICSRTIQHPDSQVNRLCISPDKRFLAAAGHHTVKLYDIKSTNPNPLLTFEGHTGNITGVAFHCEGKWMVTSSEDGTVKIWETRSGTVQRSYSHGCPVNDVVIHPNQGEIISCDRGGSVRIWDLAENNCSHQLIPEEDVPVSSVTVATDGSTLCAGTNSGSVYVWQLLQFREKTQLMPITHFKAHNQYITRVLLSPDVKKLATCSADHTAKIWEVDFTALAPNPNQPQTEARAFNLESTLTGHQRWVWDCAFSADSAYLVTACSDHYARLWELHSQSVIRQYNGHHRGTSTLFQTYPHSAPSDRYLL